Proteins from one Catenuloplanes atrovinosus genomic window:
- a CDS encoding response regulator — MIRILVVDDEPQILRALRINLRARGYAVEVAADGGSALRAVARHHPDLIVLDLGLPDLDGVEVIRGVRGWTAVPVIVLSGRASSEEKVAALDAGADDYVTKPFGVEELLARIRAVTRRINTAGDAAPVTRIGRWTVDLADRTVRGDDGEELRLTPTQWHILEIMLRNPGKLISQRQLLQEVWGPQFRTETNYLRQYLAQLRRKLEDDPARPRHLITEPGMGYRFRP; from the coding sequence ATGATCCGCATCCTCGTCGTCGACGACGAGCCCCAGATCCTCCGCGCGCTCAGGATCAACCTCAGGGCCCGGGGGTACGCCGTGGAGGTCGCCGCGGACGGCGGGTCCGCGCTGCGCGCGGTCGCGCGGCACCATCCCGACCTGATCGTGCTCGACCTGGGCCTACCCGACCTGGACGGCGTCGAGGTGATCCGCGGCGTGCGCGGCTGGACCGCGGTGCCGGTGATCGTGCTGTCCGGGCGCGCCAGCAGCGAGGAGAAGGTGGCCGCGCTGGACGCGGGCGCCGACGACTACGTCACCAAGCCGTTCGGCGTGGAGGAGTTGCTGGCCCGCATCCGCGCCGTCACCCGGCGGATCAACACGGCCGGGGACGCCGCGCCGGTGACCCGGATCGGGCGGTGGACCGTCGACCTCGCGGACCGGACGGTACGCGGGGACGACGGCGAAGAGCTGCGGCTGACGCCCACCCAGTGGCACATTCTGGAAATCATGCTGCGCAATCCCGGGAAGCTGATCAGCCAGCGACAGCTCCTCCAGGAGGTATGGGGACCGCAATTCCGGACGGAGACGAACTACCTCCGCCAGTATCTGGCGCAACTGCGCCGCAAGCTGGAGGACGACCCCGCCCGCCCCCGGCACCTGATCACCGAGCCGGGGATGGGCTATCGGTTCCGCCCTTAG
- a CDS encoding PHP domain-containing protein — MTLPEWADPAVPESDLDPQGLSRRVLLRRAGLFGAGFAGVSLLGAAPAAAHGGDGDDDPDLAWLVGDHHVHTVFSHDAKYRLADLARRAAQFGLDWMVFTEHSNVGHADAGGALREREQIKLARAENPRLLIFQGLEWYIPGAEHCTVFTAPGDHEAEILRTFEKTYDGKLLGRTDGSAANEALSAEAIRWLAARRRAGEVPDVLVLANHPSRLGIDSPHELRAWRDAAPEIMIGMEGAPGAQGAAIAGLRGASSIRGEYENKPSAQSWAGYPAEAYVTYGGFDWMTATVGGLWDSMLSEGKLFTITSNSDNHRTVHDTLRNGDWAPGQNFDNAGQLPDPVETGVAQPGSDLWPGQFSRTHVGVTGYGHRQVMDALRAGRVWVDHGQLVDGLDVRLEGDGRRVTLGGRLRVRRGTRLTLTVTVTSSSRPNYHGILPRLAHLDVIRGVTRSSIGRDDWRAPDTRVVHTTDTGRKRGTYTLRVPLGAVRESGYLRLRGSDGNRHGAGLLGAAIDPHGPVAHAPGDGDPWADTWLYTNPIFIDVR; from the coding sequence ATGACGTTGCCGGAGTGGGCCGACCCGGCCGTGCCGGAGTCCGATCTCGACCCGCAGGGCCTGTCCCGCCGGGTGCTGCTGCGGCGGGCGGGCCTGTTCGGCGCCGGCTTCGCGGGGGTGTCCCTGCTCGGCGCGGCTCCGGCCGCGGCGCACGGCGGCGACGGCGACGACGACCCGGACCTGGCGTGGCTGGTCGGCGACCACCACGTGCACACCGTCTTCAGCCACGACGCGAAGTACCGGCTGGCCGACCTGGCCCGGCGCGCGGCGCAGTTCGGCCTGGACTGGATGGTGTTCACCGAGCACAGCAACGTCGGGCACGCGGACGCCGGCGGCGCGCTGCGCGAGCGCGAGCAGATCAAGCTGGCCCGCGCGGAGAACCCGCGCCTGCTGATCTTCCAGGGCCTGGAGTGGTACATCCCCGGCGCCGAGCACTGCACGGTCTTCACCGCGCCCGGCGACCACGAGGCCGAGATCCTGCGCACGTTCGAGAAGACGTACGACGGCAAGCTGCTCGGCCGCACCGACGGCTCCGCGGCGAACGAGGCGCTGTCGGCCGAGGCGATCCGGTGGCTGGCCGCGCGCCGGCGCGCCGGCGAGGTCCCGGACGTGCTGGTCCTGGCCAACCACCCGTCCCGGCTCGGCATCGACTCCCCGCACGAGCTGCGGGCCTGGCGGGACGCCGCCCCGGAGATCATGATCGGCATGGAGGGCGCGCCCGGCGCCCAGGGTGCGGCCATCGCGGGCCTGCGCGGCGCGTCGAGCATCCGCGGCGAGTACGAGAACAAGCCGTCCGCGCAGTCCTGGGCCGGCTATCCCGCCGAGGCGTACGTGACGTACGGCGGCTTCGACTGGATGACCGCCACGGTCGGCGGCCTCTGGGACTCGATGCTCTCCGAGGGCAAGCTGTTCACCATCACCAGCAACTCGGACAACCACCGGACCGTCCACGACACGCTGCGCAACGGCGACTGGGCCCCCGGCCAGAACTTCGACAACGCCGGCCAGCTGCCCGACCCGGTGGAGACGGGCGTGGCGCAGCCCGGCAGCGACCTGTGGCCCGGCCAGTTCAGCCGCACCCACGTGGGCGTCACCGGGTACGGCCACCGCCAGGTGATGGACGCGCTGCGCGCCGGCCGCGTGTGGGTCGACCACGGCCAGCTCGTCGACGGCCTGGACGTGCGCCTCGAGGGCGACGGCCGGCGCGTCACGCTCGGCGGCCGCCTCCGGGTGCGCCGCGGCACCCGCCTCACGCTGACCGTGACCGTCACGTCGTCGTCCCGCCCGAACTACCACGGCATCCTGCCGCGCCTGGCCCACCTCGACGTGATCCGCGGCGTGACCCGCTCCTCGATCGGCCGCGACGACTGGCGGGCGCCGGACACGCGCGTCGTCCACACCACGGACACCGGGCGCAAGCGGGGTACGTACACGCTGCGCGTCCCGCTCGGCGCGGTGCGGGAGTCCGGCTACCTCCGGCTGCGCGGCAGCGACGGCAACCGGCACGGCGCCGGCCTGCTCGGCGCGGCGATCGACCCGCACGGTCCGGTCGCGCATGCCCCCGGCGACGGCGACCCGTGGGCCGACACCTGGCTCTACACCAACCCGATCTTCATCGACGTCCGCTGA
- a CDS encoding sensor histidine kinase KdpD — protein sequence MARGRLRIYLGAAPGVGKTYAMLEEAVRRAARGTDVVIGFVETHGRPMTEAMIGGLEVVPRRAVTYRGVEFTELDLDAVLARRPEVALVDELAHTNVPGSRHEKRWQDIQELLDAGIDVLSTVNVQHLESLNDVVEEITGVPQRETVPDEFVRAAEQVELADLTPEALRRRMAHGNVYRPEKVDAALGNYFRVGNLTALRELALLWLAGTVDDQLDRYRSEHEIATTWETRERVVVALTGGPEGETLIRRAARIADRTKGAELLAVHVARNDGLAGADPALLARQRVLVESVGGTYHQVVGGDVPAALLTFARGVNATQLVLGASRRGRIARLLSPGVGVTTTARSGGIDVHLVTHEQAGHGRPRSFAGTTALSRRRRIAGWVLAIAGMPLLTVGVHLLPESLTLDILIFLAASVGVALVGGLWPALVAAVGGSLLLNYFFTPPTGRFTIAQPDNLLALTIFVVVAASVSTVVDLAARRSREAARASAEATTLALVAGSVLRGARPLTALLERLRETFGLTAVTLLERVPGAGGRPDAHRDPRAWTVVAGVGGPPCGAPAEAEADVPVDESLSLALRGAPLAADDRRIVEAFAAQAALALRQERLAAEAATAKPLAAADRMRTALLAAVSHDLRTPLASAKAAITSLRGASGEHAEVAFDDEDRDELLATADESLDQLGRLVANLLDMSRLQAGVLGLSPIEIGLEDAVPRALDELGPAAHDVRVDIPPDLPAVSADPGLLERVLVNLVANALRYSPPGAPPVVSASTHDGEVELRVTDTGPGIPEEDWDTVFLPFQRLGDRDNHTGVGLGLALSRGLAEAMGGTLTPSATPGGGLTMVLALPAVPPQALDLDLEIE from the coding sequence GTGGCACGCGGGCGACTCCGGATCTACCTGGGCGCGGCGCCGGGTGTGGGCAAGACCTACGCCATGCTGGAGGAGGCCGTGCGCCGGGCCGCGCGCGGCACCGACGTGGTGATCGGATTCGTGGAGACGCACGGGCGGCCGATGACCGAGGCGATGATCGGCGGCCTGGAGGTCGTGCCGCGCCGGGCCGTGACGTACCGCGGCGTCGAGTTCACCGAGCTGGACCTGGACGCGGTGCTGGCCCGCCGGCCCGAGGTGGCGCTGGTCGACGAGCTCGCGCACACCAACGTGCCGGGGTCCCGCCACGAGAAGCGCTGGCAGGACATCCAGGAGCTGCTGGACGCCGGCATCGACGTGCTGTCCACGGTCAACGTGCAGCACCTCGAGTCGCTCAACGACGTGGTCGAGGAGATCACCGGCGTACCGCAGCGGGAGACCGTGCCGGACGAGTTCGTGCGCGCGGCCGAGCAGGTCGAGCTGGCCGACCTGACGCCGGAGGCGCTGCGCCGCCGGATGGCGCACGGCAACGTCTACCGGCCGGAGAAGGTCGACGCGGCGCTCGGCAACTACTTCCGGGTCGGCAACCTCACGGCGCTGCGCGAGCTGGCGCTGCTCTGGCTGGCCGGCACGGTCGACGACCAGCTCGACCGGTACCGCTCCGAGCACGAGATCGCCACCACCTGGGAGACGCGGGAACGCGTGGTCGTGGCGCTGACCGGCGGGCCGGAGGGCGAGACGCTGATCCGGCGCGCGGCCCGGATCGCGGACCGGACCAAGGGCGCGGAGCTGCTCGCGGTGCACGTGGCGCGCAACGACGGGCTGGCCGGCGCGGACCCGGCGCTGCTGGCGAGGCAGCGCGTGCTGGTGGAGAGCGTCGGCGGCACCTACCACCAGGTCGTCGGCGGCGACGTGCCGGCCGCGCTGCTCACCTTCGCGCGCGGGGTCAACGCCACCCAGCTCGTGCTCGGCGCCAGCCGGCGCGGCCGGATCGCGCGACTGCTCTCCCCCGGCGTCGGCGTCACCACCACGGCCCGGTCCGGCGGCATCGATGTGCACCTGGTCACGCACGAGCAGGCGGGGCACGGGCGGCCGCGGTCGTTCGCCGGCACCACCGCGCTGTCCCGGCGCCGCCGGATCGCCGGGTGGGTGCTGGCGATCGCCGGGATGCCGCTGCTCACCGTGGGCGTGCACCTGCTGCCGGAGAGCCTCACGCTGGACATCCTGATCTTCCTTGCCGCGTCGGTCGGCGTGGCGCTGGTCGGCGGGCTGTGGCCGGCCCTGGTCGCGGCCGTCGGCGGATCGCTGCTGCTCAACTACTTCTTCACGCCGCCGACCGGCCGGTTCACCATCGCGCAGCCGGACAACCTGCTCGCGCTGACCATCTTCGTGGTGGTGGCCGCGTCCGTGAGCACGGTCGTCGACCTGGCCGCGCGCCGCTCCCGGGAGGCGGCCCGGGCCAGCGCGGAGGCGACCACGCTGGCGCTGGTCGCGGGCAGCGTGCTGCGCGGCGCCCGGCCGCTCACCGCGCTGCTCGAGCGGCTGCGGGAGACGTTCGGGCTCACCGCGGTCACGCTGCTGGAGCGGGTGCCGGGCGCGGGCGGGCGCCCGGACGCGCACCGCGATCCGCGGGCCTGGACCGTGGTCGCGGGCGTCGGCGGGCCGCCGTGCGGCGCGCCCGCGGAGGCCGAGGCGGACGTGCCGGTCGACGAGTCGCTCAGCCTTGCGCTGCGCGGCGCGCCGCTGGCCGCGGACGACCGGCGGATCGTGGAGGCGTTCGCGGCGCAGGCCGCGCTCGCGCTGCGCCAGGAGCGGCTGGCCGCAGAGGCCGCCACCGCGAAACCGCTGGCCGCGGCGGACCGGATGCGCACCGCGCTGCTGGCCGCGGTCAGCCACGACCTGCGTACGCCGCTCGCCTCCGCGAAGGCCGCGATCACGTCGCTGCGCGGCGCGTCCGGCGAACACGCGGAGGTCGCGTTCGACGACGAGGACCGCGACGAGCTGCTCGCCACGGCGGACGAGTCGCTGGACCAGCTCGGCCGGCTGGTGGCGAACCTGCTGGACATGAGCCGGTTGCAGGCGGGCGTCCTCGGGCTGTCGCCGATCGAGATCGGGCTGGAGGACGCGGTGCCGCGCGCGCTCGACGAGCTCGGGCCGGCCGCGCACGACGTGCGGGTGGACATCCCGCCGGACCTGCCCGCGGTCTCCGCCGACCCCGGCCTGCTGGAGCGCGTGCTGGTCAACCTGGTGGCGAACGCGCTGCGCTACAGCCCGCCGGGCGCGCCGCCGGTGGTGTCGGCCAGCACGCACGACGGCGAGGTGGAGCTGCGGGTGACCGACACCGGGCCGGGCATCCCGGAGGAGGACTGGGACACCGTGTTCCTGCCGTTCCAGCGGCTCGGCGACCGGGACAACCACACCGGCGTCGGGCTCGGGCTGGCGCTGTCCCGCGGCTTGGCGGAGGCGATGGGCGGCACGCTCACCCCGTCGGCCACACCCGGTGGCGGCCTCACCATGGTCCTGGCGCTCCCGGCCGTACCCCCGCAGGCCCTCGACCTCGATCTGGAGATCGAATGA
- a CDS encoding ABC transporter ATP-binding protein — protein sequence MWWETGMRRRADAGLFGVFAELPALVRRALAVSWRADRLRTSIVATATVGAGVMATFGLLATQRVLVELFAGGPTPDRVTAALPALGALACATAIRAGLGIATGYAQNGLTPRVSREIERGLFEVTTSVRLDAFDEDAFADDMERASRGTDSAIGLVQGVMNLLSGAVGMLSVAVAVVLIHPLLLVALLVATVPNAWGSLHAGHQRYQTYLAGSVRRRRLWILHRLMAERVSAHELRSYGLRRFLLDQYDRVMAVETAIQLALARRVTTSTSVGAAVGGVATGAVYVLLGVLLLRGHIPLAAAATCVIAVQAAQRSLATVTFQIDRVYTEGQHFGDYTGFMSRAARYLPSGGDRPAPGPLRALEVRGVTLRYPDRDTAAVDDVSLTVRAGQTVAFVGENGSGKSTLAAMIAGLREPTSGHILWNGRPLPGWDVAALRARIAVVTQEYHKWPFTAATNIAVGDPEAEPDPARIETAARRAAAHQMISDLPHGYETLLDRTFARGQDLSGGQWQRVTAARGFLRDAELLIMDEPSSALDPRAEDALFQAIRDRQGTATTILITHRLANVRHADRVFVLDEGRLVEAGTHDELIRAGGRYADLFRLQAAGYAS from the coding sequence ATGTGGTGGGAGACCGGCATGCGCCGCCGGGCGGACGCGGGCCTGTTCGGCGTGTTCGCGGAGCTGCCCGCGCTGGTCCGGCGGGCACTCGCGGTGAGCTGGCGCGCCGACCGGCTGCGCACCTCGATCGTCGCGACCGCGACCGTCGGCGCCGGCGTGATGGCCACGTTCGGCCTGCTGGCCACGCAGCGGGTGCTGGTCGAGCTGTTCGCGGGCGGGCCCACGCCGGACCGGGTGACGGCCGCGCTGCCGGCGCTCGGCGCGCTGGCCTGCGCGACCGCGATCCGCGCCGGGCTCGGCATCGCCACCGGCTACGCGCAGAACGGCCTCACGCCGCGGGTCAGCCGGGAGATCGAGCGCGGGCTGTTCGAGGTGACCACGTCGGTACGGCTGGACGCGTTCGACGAGGACGCGTTCGCGGACGACATGGAGCGCGCGTCCCGCGGCACCGACTCCGCGATCGGCCTGGTGCAGGGCGTGATGAACCTGCTCTCCGGCGCGGTCGGCATGCTCTCCGTCGCGGTCGCGGTGGTGCTCATCCACCCGCTGCTGCTGGTGGCGCTGCTGGTCGCGACCGTGCCGAACGCGTGGGGCTCGCTGCACGCCGGGCATCAGCGCTATCAGACGTATCTCGCCGGCTCGGTCCGCCGCCGGCGGCTCTGGATTCTGCACCGCCTGATGGCCGAGCGCGTCTCCGCGCACGAGCTGCGCTCGTACGGCCTGCGGCGGTTCCTGCTCGACCAGTACGACCGCGTGATGGCCGTGGAGACCGCGATCCAGTTGGCGCTCGCCCGGCGGGTGACCACGTCCACCAGCGTCGGCGCCGCGGTCGGCGGCGTCGCCACCGGCGCGGTCTACGTGCTGCTCGGCGTGCTGCTGCTGCGCGGCCACATTCCGCTCGCCGCGGCCGCCACCTGCGTGATCGCGGTGCAGGCCGCGCAGCGCTCGCTGGCCACCGTGACGTTCCAGATCGACCGGGTCTACACCGAGGGGCAGCACTTCGGCGACTACACCGGGTTCATGAGCCGGGCCGCCCGCTACCTGCCGTCCGGCGGCGACCGCCCGGCGCCCGGCCCGCTGCGTGCTCTGGAGGTGCGCGGCGTGACGCTGCGCTACCCGGACCGCGACACCGCGGCGGTGGACGACGTGTCGCTGACCGTGCGCGCGGGGCAGACCGTGGCGTTCGTCGGTGAGAACGGTTCCGGCAAGTCCACGCTCGCCGCGATGATCGCCGGGCTGCGCGAGCCCACGTCCGGCCACATCCTGTGGAACGGCCGCCCGCTGCCCGGGTGGGACGTGGCCGCGCTGCGCGCCCGGATCGCGGTGGTCACCCAGGAGTACCACAAGTGGCCGTTCACCGCGGCCACGAACATCGCGGTCGGCGATCCGGAGGCCGAGCCGGACCCGGCGCGCATCGAGACCGCCGCGCGCCGCGCCGCCGCCCACCAGATGATCTCGGACCTGCCGCACGGGTACGAGACGCTGCTCGACCGCACCTTCGCCCGCGGCCAGGACCTCTCCGGTGGCCAGTGGCAGCGCGTCACGGCCGCCCGCGGCTTCCTCCGCGACGCCGAACTGCTGATCATGGACGAGCCGTCGTCGGCGCTCGATCCGCGCGCGGAGGACGCGTTGTTCCAGGCGATCCGCGACCGGCAGGGCACGGCCACCACGATCCTGATCACGCACCGGCTCGCGAACGTCCGGCACGCGGACCGCGTCTTCGTGCTCGACGAGGGCAGGCTGGTCGAGGCCGGCACGCACGACGAGCTGATCCGCGCCGGCGGCCGCTACGCGGACCTCTTCCGGCTCCAGGCGGCGGGGTACGCGAGCTGA
- a CDS encoding esterase-like activity of phytase family protein, translating to MNHRATLTAVTALAGAALVATPTAVQAHGTGLPRLSLVETISVPAGTVQLGTAFGGLSGIDYDPATGTYTAISDDRSALAPARWYTLRLPLDRTGFRDAAPRVTGVTTILDRTGAPFANGTVDPESIRLAGRDRVLWTSEGAAATGIAPTIREASKDGAFRRDYRLPDAYPPAEGRGVRNNLAFESLTLSADGRSIVAATESALAQDGPIATLTEGADARVLVLDRSSGRARAEYVYHTDPITNAPTDPANPFADRGLTELLALNDTDYLAIERSFAGGVGFTVQVFWTTTRGATNALGRDALTGTERAMPKRLLLDLNATGTPVDNVEGITWGPRLPTGDRSLVLVADDNFATVTQFHLLRVRTR from the coding sequence ATGAACCACAGAGCAACGCTCACCGCGGTGACCGCGCTCGCCGGCGCCGCGCTGGTGGCCACGCCCACGGCCGTCCAGGCGCACGGCACCGGCCTGCCCCGGCTGTCACTGGTCGAGACGATCTCGGTGCCGGCCGGCACGGTCCAGCTCGGCACCGCGTTCGGCGGTCTGTCCGGCATCGACTACGACCCGGCGACCGGTACGTACACGGCGATCAGCGACGACCGGTCCGCGCTGGCCCCGGCCCGCTGGTACACGCTGCGCCTGCCGCTCGACCGCACCGGCTTCCGGGACGCCGCGCCGCGGGTCACCGGCGTCACCACGATCCTGGACCGGACCGGCGCACCGTTCGCGAACGGCACGGTCGACCCGGAGTCGATCCGCCTCGCCGGCCGCGACCGGGTGCTCTGGACCAGCGAGGGCGCGGCCGCCACCGGCATCGCGCCCACCATCCGGGAGGCGTCGAAGGACGGCGCGTTCCGCCGCGACTACCGGCTGCCGGACGCGTACCCGCCCGCGGAGGGCCGGGGCGTGCGGAACAACCTGGCCTTCGAGTCGCTGACGCTCTCCGCGGACGGCCGGTCCATCGTGGCCGCGACCGAGAGCGCGCTGGCCCAGGACGGCCCGATCGCCACGCTGACCGAGGGCGCGGACGCGCGCGTGCTGGTGCTGGACCGGTCCTCCGGCCGGGCGCGCGCCGAGTACGTCTACCACACCGACCCGATCACGAACGCGCCCACCGACCCGGCCAACCCGTTCGCCGACCGGGGCCTGACCGAGCTGCTGGCGCTCAACGACACCGACTACCTGGCGATCGAGCGCAGCTTCGCCGGCGGCGTCGGCTTCACGGTCCAGGTCTTCTGGACCACCACGCGCGGCGCCACGAACGCGCTCGGCCGGGACGCGCTGACCGGCACCGAGCGCGCGATGCCGAAGCGGCTGCTGCTCGACCTGAACGCGACCGGCACGCCGGTCGACAACGTCGAGGGCATCACCTGGGGCCCGCGCCTGCCCACCGGCGACCGGTCCCTGGTGCTGGTCGCGGACGACAACTTCGCCACCGTCACCCAGTTCCACCTGCTGCGGGTCCGCACCCGCTGA
- a CDS encoding histone-like nucleoid-structuring protein Lsr2 → MAKQVITLLTDDLDGSEADRTVEFALDDVTYTIDLSEKNAGKLRKLLDPYIAAGTRVGRSGAVTVQRGGRRAAGGTVRSNRDQNKAIREWAAENGYDVSERGRIPANVVEAFNKR, encoded by the coding sequence GTGGCTAAGCAAGTCATCACGCTGTTGACCGACGACCTCGACGGCAGCGAGGCTGACCGCACCGTCGAGTTTGCGCTGGACGACGTGACCTACACCATTGACCTTTCCGAGAAGAACGCCGGCAAGCTGCGCAAGCTGCTCGATCCGTACATCGCGGCGGGCACTCGCGTCGGCCGCAGCGGCGCCGTGACCGTGCAGCGCGGTGGCCGTCGCGCCGCCGGTGGCACGGTCCGGTCCAATCGCGATCAGAACAAGGCGATTCGCGAGTGGGCCGCGGAGAACGGTTACGACGTTTCCGAGCGCGGCCGCATCCCGGCCAACGTGGTCGAGGCCTTCAACAAGCGCTGA